The sequence below is a genomic window from Hymenobacter oligotrophus.
TTTTCCAGCGCCTCGGCGTTGCGGATCAGCACGCCGTGCTCGGCGCCCTTGCCCGTGCTCACCATGATGGCCGTGGGTGTGGCCAGCCCCAGCGCACAGGGACAGGCAATGATGAGCACGGCCACGAAGTTGACCAGCGCCAGCGGCAGGCGGTGTTCCACTGGGGCTAGGTCGAACCAGAGCACGAACGTGAGGATGGCAATGACCACCACCGTGGGCACGAAAATGGCGCTGACCTTGTCGGCCAGTCGCTGGATGGGGGCGCGGCTGCCCTGGGCATCCTCCACCAGCTTCACTATCTGCGAGAGCATGGTATCGGCGCCCACTTTCGTCACGCGGAAGCGGAAGGCGCCGGTTTTGTTTAGGGTGGCCCCGAACACGGCATCGCCCGGCTGCTTTTGCACGGGCAGGCTTTCGCCGGTGAGCATGGCCTCGTCGAGGGCCGAGCTGCCTTCGGTGATAAGGCCATCGGTGGCCACTTTCTCGCCGGGGCGCACCAGCACGATGTCGCCCAGCTGCACCTGCTCGACGGGCACGTCCACCTCCGCGCCGTCGGGACGCACTACCCGGGCCGTTTTGGCCTGCAGGCCCATCAGGCTGCGGATGGCGGCCGAGGTCTGGGTTTTGGCGCGCATCTCCAGCACCTTGCCCAGCAGAATCAGAGCAATGATGGTGGCCGTGGTATCATAATACACCTCGGGCATTAGGCCCCGGCGGGTGAAGAAGCCAGGTACCACGGTGGCCACCAGGCTGTAAAGAAAAGCGGCGCCGGTGCCCACGGCAATCAGCGTATCCATGTTGGCGGCCCGGTGCTTAAAGCCGTTCCAGGCCGACACGTAGAACTCGCGCCCGCTGTAGAGCAGCACCGGCAGCGTGAGCAGCAGCAGGGCGTAGTTGAGCCACTGCATGTTCACGCGCTGCAGCATCGCCGGCCAGAGCATGAGCATGCTCAGCGGCATGATGACCACGGCCAGCCCCACCGCCACCCAGAAGCGGTGCTTGAGCTTCTGGTAGGCCAGAGCTTTCTGCCGGTCGATTTCGGCGCTGCGCTCGGCGGCGCTGGTATCCGGCGCCCGCTCCGCCACGCCGTAGCCGGCATTAACAACGGCTTCTTTCAGACTGGCCGGCGAGGCCTGCGTGGGTACGTAGTCGATGGTCGCTTTTTCGGTTGCAAAATTGACCATGGCCCGCTGCACGCCCGGCGTGCGGCTGAGCGACTTCTCGACAAACGCCGCGCACGAGGCGCAGGTCATGCCTTCGATGTCCAGGGTTTCGGTCTTGGTAGTCGGTTCCATAACTAGTAGGTTACTACGTGGTTGCCGGGGCCAGCAGCCTGCCAGGCAAGGCCCACAATCACCCTACAAAGGAACGGCCACCCGTCAAGGAAGTTGGTACGCAATCCAGCCCCTGAATTGCATAATTTGGCTTATTAAGCAGAAGTTGTTGCTGCCGCGGCCGCTTGCTTGGCTTGCCAATCAGTTAGCCGCTGTAGGCCTCGGCCTAGATTGACTTTCACCGTGGTAGACACGGGAATGTTCAGCTTGAAGCTTTGGCGCATGAATTCCAGCAGCACGGTGGTGCGCGTTACTAGCAAGTGTTTATGACGGCGCACGGTCAATTCCTCTGTCACAATCCCCACAAGCTTGCGCTCATGTGCTGGGTCACCGAGCAGAAAGTTACCCGTGTCCCAGAGCCCGCTGCCGCTGATGCCCTCCATTTTAGGGCGCCGATGGGGTTGGGGATTGGCGGCCGAAAGCACATCACCGGTAAAGTCAAGCACCAAGTGTGTGCCTGGGTGGAGCCGGAGCCCGGCGTAGTCAAACTCCTTTGTCTGCTGCACCTGCAGCGGGTAAGGCGCCGTTTTCACATGCCCGTTAAACGAGCGGGTTTTTGCCGCCGGGAAGCCCACGGACAGGTACACGTCCGTTAGATGCCGAGGGCTGGTCGACAGTTCATTCAAGGTCAGGAACTGATAAGACTCCTGCAACCGGGCGATTTGGCCTTCGTCAGTCAACTCCAGTACTGCCAAGTCAATCTTGTCGTCTTGGCGCCGACCCGGAGGCGGTGGGGACGTGGTCAGCAGCGTACCAGCCAGTGTCACTTCGTTTGGTGGTAAGATGACGAAGGTTGTGTAGGCCTGACCCGCCAGCACGTGCGCCGCCGTAACAACAAAGAAACGGTTATCTACTGTCAGCAGGACGCCACTGCCGCACGCCGCGATACGGCCTTTGCGCGTGTAGAAGAACTGAATAGTGGAACGGAGTATCGCCGCCGTGGCGATGCTCAAGGGGTGGGCTTTTACTTCTTGTAAAAGCGATGAAGGAGTAGGCGTTGCAGCCATAGGGTAAAAGGAAAAAATGAAGTTATTGGTCTGGGCTGCCAACCAAGTGTAGACTGCCGTTCCCAACATGGAATACGTAGTTGGCACCCTCTTCCCACAAACCACCCTTACTTTTGTCGCGTCGGCCAACACTTTTCTCAGGCAGTTACGCTCGGAAAGCTTATAAAATCAGGTCGAGCACTTGCATAATTTTGCGCTCTTAGCAGCTTGCCTATGGTAGGCAAGAATGCCTTAAAATACCGCTGCGGCTATTTCCTGCCTATTCTGCTGTAGGATAAGCTGGGAATGCTCCACTTGCCAGCTGAACCAACTCACCCGTTTTGCAGTAAGGACCGGGTATTGCACTTTCCAAGCGCCTTCTACTTTTGCGGTTGCTTAGTACCCTCGCATGTTCCGTAGCCTGTTCCCCTTCCGCCGTTTGCTGGCGACGAGCTTCCTGCTCGTCTTCGTCAACGTGTTCGTGGGGCAGTGCTGGTGCGCAACGGTCAATCCGCCCCAGGCCGCCCGGCCGGTAGCGGCGCATCACCGGGCCGAGAAGCCCACGCACCCTGGTTGTAAAGGCCACGGCGCGGTAGCCGGGCACCACGGCAAGCAGGGCAGTCACCCGGCCAAGCCTTCCCGCAGCCACGACTGCTGCAAAGACAAGTCGGCTTCGCTGCTTTCGGCGCTGACCTCGCCGGCGCAGAAGCAGCTGCTCGTACCGGCACCGGCGCTTGTACCAGTTACCCTGGAGTTTCATTTCCGGCCCGCTGCCGGCAAGTGGGATCGTACCCGTGCGGTAACGCTGGTGCCCAGGGAGCACCTGCCGCCCAAAATACCCGACATCCGCATTTTCATCCAGTCGCTGACTGTCTGATACTTCCGACGCGCTAAGGCTCGCGCCGGCATAGCTGTGCTATGTCCGGGGCGGGCCTTTTCGATTGCTCGCCCGCGTGCCTGGTCCACGCCCCCTTCCCCCCATTTCTTGGTTTTCCCTCCCCGCAATGAAGAGTTGCTGTCAGGAGGCCGGCGCGCCACCCCCCCGTGGGCCGGGCCGTCGCTGGCTATCCTACCTGCTCTACGCCGGGCTGGCTGCCGCGCTGGGCTTCGTGCTCTGGCAGCAGTGGCAGGCGTAGCCGCCGGGTGCTGACGCCCGATTTCCTCCCATCCCATTTCAGGTTATGAACCGCCTACTCATCTCCGCGCTGGCCGCCGCCAGCCTGTTTACCACCGTGAGCTGCTCGTCCGATTCGGCCAGCAGCAGCGCCACCAATACCGTTACCACGCCCACCGGCACCGAAGCCGGCGCCGCCGAGCACGCCGGGGGCCACACCTACGCCTGCCCCATGCACCCGGAGGTGACCAGCACCAAGCCCGGCGAAAAGTGCCCCAAGTGCGGCATGGAGCTGGTGCACAACGACCAGGTCTCGAACGGCAAGAGCTACCAGATGCAGTTTGAGCCCATGCCCATGCAGCTGGTGGC
It includes:
- a CDS encoding heavy metal translocating P-type ATPase; protein product: MEPTTKTETLDIEGMTCASCAAFVEKSLSRTPGVQRAMVNFATEKATIDYVPTQASPASLKEAVVNAGYGVAERAPDTSAAERSAEIDRQKALAYQKLKHRFWVAVGLAVVIMPLSMLMLWPAMLQRVNMQWLNYALLLLTLPVLLYSGREFYVSAWNGFKHRAANMDTLIAVGTGAAFLYSLVATVVPGFFTRRGLMPEVYYDTTATIIALILLGKVLEMRAKTQTSAAIRSLMGLQAKTARVVRPDGAEVDVPVEQVQLGDIVLVRPGEKVATDGLITEGSSALDEAMLTGESLPVQKQPGDAVFGATLNKTGAFRFRVTKVGADTMLSQIVKLVEDAQGSRAPIQRLADKVSAIFVPTVVVIAILTFVLWFDLAPVEHRLPLALVNFVAVLIIACPCALGLATPTAIMVSTGKGAEHGVLIRNAEALEKAYQVNTVLLDKTGTITRGEPAVTDFVAPGQDAARLLQLVAAVERQSEHPLAEAVVRYADAQGAGTGAAADFRAVEGKGAAAAVEGQAVLIGNRRLLTDEGVVLSPALTAQAEQLLAQAKTVLYVAVAGQAVGLIGVADTVRDSSAAAIKQLQALGIEVVMMTGDNPQTAAQVAGQVGVARYFAEVLPQDKAGKVKQLQGEGRTVAMVGDGINDAPALAQADIGLAIGSGTDVAMEAAGITLMRSDLRGVVTAIELSRQTIRTIKQNLFFAFIYNTLGIPIAAGLLYPFFGILLSPMLAAGAMALSSVSVLTNSLRLRAFAAH
- a CDS encoding trypsin-like peptidase domain-containing protein produces the protein MAATPTPSSLLQEVKAHPLSIATAAILRSTIQFFYTRKGRIAACGSGVLLTVDNRFFVVTAAHVLAGQAYTTFVILPPNEVTLAGTLLTTSPPPPGRRQDDKIDLAVLELTDEGQIARLQESYQFLTLNELSTSPRHLTDVYLSVGFPAAKTRSFNGHVKTAPYPLQVQQTKEFDYAGLRLHPGTHLVLDFTGDVLSAANPQPHRRPKMEGISGSGLWDTGNFLLGDPAHERKLVGIVTEELTVRRHKHLLVTRTTVLLEFMRQSFKLNIPVSTTVKVNLGRGLQRLTDWQAKQAAAAATTSA